A single genomic interval of Aureliella helgolandensis harbors:
- a CDS encoding tetratricopeptide repeat protein has product MTNPRTNQNDLPRTPPRVDSLSLLLWAVFFAWCATTPPLLAQEATGEAPPTPADVKKSSPAVPGPNSSSDAPQPPSQQELKARVASLIEQLGDDNYHTRVNARWELERIGLEAFEELQAARMHPNPEIERAAQYIIESQNVSWWLDNDSVAVRTLLKNYNGLNNVERQTCFQQLANLATPDALLALARLARFEINEGLSKAAALSLMEQMARVTLAVVEQNSLENSSAQVAADSLSANSLSASQTQLTIERGTLDSPGTVSQSEAHSVDSIFLRSLLFTLGDSQRTSVQWLKTLSSNLLDHPSLANTASSTADSLESAAVQLRAEPLTAWASFAKEEHRLASEEGREAIETTRRFYRWLGSWLTFIADREAALNVTRSSLDLVSNDEGQARKAAEWMLESQLPELVEDLQQQYPELFIKSAKLSFLLAKSYLELGASEKAELQATAASESIRQLAESIGQDHSKALTAEASDELEINWRKTTAIWLSERGMFRWARREYAAILSLNITVSMEWSVRLELSHLMWQAGDYQQAATTLEPVLALPDRQDQPATQALYIDRPTLLANYHFYAGLAAINSGDTLAAGKHLQQAMDVEGDIDNPDILIALKQVAHQEPFATQFRVYMDAMVSDYRTQVLDFERRLIQANLRERRGIESILSEYCNQLAWLLAKCNESPREALKLSLRSLDLEPDKATYLDTLARCLFANARYEEAVQTQRKALRFSPNDLQMQAQLQEFQSALESQQNQAAGKPASSTSPPRP; this is encoded by the coding sequence ATGACCAATCCGCGTACCAATCAGAACGACCTCCCACGGACTCCGCCAAGAGTGGATAGTCTTTCACTGCTGTTATGGGCGGTGTTTTTTGCTTGGTGCGCGACGACGCCTCCCCTGCTGGCTCAGGAGGCGACGGGTGAAGCCCCACCGACTCCCGCCGATGTAAAGAAAAGTTCACCTGCGGTGCCTGGCCCGAACTCGTCGTCTGACGCCCCCCAACCGCCTTCGCAACAAGAGTTGAAAGCTCGAGTTGCGTCGCTGATTGAACAACTAGGTGATGACAACTACCACACGCGCGTCAATGCCCGCTGGGAACTTGAACGCATCGGACTGGAAGCGTTCGAGGAGCTCCAGGCTGCCCGCATGCATCCCAATCCAGAGATTGAACGGGCCGCCCAATACATAATCGAGAGCCAAAACGTAAGTTGGTGGCTCGACAATGATTCCGTTGCCGTCCGCACACTCCTCAAGAACTACAATGGGCTGAATAATGTTGAGCGTCAGACCTGCTTCCAGCAACTTGCCAATCTTGCCACACCAGACGCCCTACTAGCACTTGCAAGGCTGGCACGTTTCGAAATCAACGAAGGCCTCTCCAAGGCAGCCGCGTTGAGCCTGATGGAGCAAATGGCCCGCGTCACTCTGGCGGTTGTCGAACAGAATTCGCTTGAGAATTCAAGTGCGCAGGTGGCCGCGGACTCCCTGTCCGCTAACTCGCTGTCCGCCAGCCAAACTCAGCTTACGATTGAACGAGGAACCCTCGATTCTCCGGGTACCGTTTCCCAGTCGGAAGCCCACTCGGTCGATTCTATCTTTCTGCGTTCACTTTTATTTACTCTCGGCGACAGTCAACGGACCTCCGTCCAGTGGCTCAAAACTCTGTCCTCCAACCTGCTCGACCACCCCTCCCTAGCAAACACAGCATCTTCAACCGCAGATTCCTTGGAATCGGCAGCAGTCCAATTGCGTGCAGAACCGCTGACCGCCTGGGCCAGCTTTGCCAAAGAGGAACATCGACTCGCATCTGAGGAGGGACGCGAGGCGATCGAGACCACACGACGGTTCTACCGTTGGCTAGGCAGTTGGCTAACTTTCATTGCAGATCGCGAAGCAGCTCTGAACGTAACGCGGAGCAGTTTGGACTTGGTTAGCAACGATGAAGGACAGGCTAGGAAGGCGGCTGAATGGATGTTGGAATCTCAGCTTCCAGAATTGGTCGAGGATTTGCAGCAGCAATACCCTGAACTCTTCATTAAGTCTGCCAAGCTGAGTTTCCTGCTCGCCAAGAGTTACCTAGAGCTGGGTGCCTCAGAGAAAGCCGAGTTGCAGGCGACTGCGGCCAGCGAGTCGATTCGGCAGTTGGCGGAGAGTATAGGCCAAGACCATAGCAAGGCCCTCACCGCTGAAGCTTCTGATGAATTGGAAATCAATTGGCGCAAAACTACCGCAATTTGGCTCAGTGAGCGGGGCATGTTTCGTTGGGCCAGACGCGAGTATGCTGCCATTCTGTCGTTGAATATTACCGTTTCAATGGAGTGGAGCGTCCGACTGGAGTTGTCCCATCTGATGTGGCAAGCTGGCGACTACCAACAAGCGGCAACAACCTTGGAACCGGTCTTGGCATTGCCCGACCGGCAGGACCAACCAGCCACTCAGGCGCTCTACATCGATCGCCCCACCTTGCTGGCGAACTACCACTTCTATGCTGGCTTGGCCGCCATCAACTCAGGCGACACCCTAGCCGCAGGTAAACACCTTCAACAGGCAATGGATGTTGAAGGAGACATAGACAATCCCGATATTCTAATCGCACTCAAACAGGTCGCCCACCAAGAGCCGTTCGCGACACAATTCCGCGTCTATATGGATGCGATGGTCTCTGACTATCGCACGCAAGTGCTCGATTTTGAGCGACGGCTCATCCAAGCGAACCTACGAGAACGTCGGGGCATTGAATCAATCCTCTCCGAGTATTGCAATCAACTCGCATGGCTGTTAGCAAAATGCAATGAAAGTCCGCGAGAAGCGTTGAAGCTTAGCTTGAGGTCACTGGATCTGGAGCCCGATAAAGCAACCTATCTGGATACGCTCGCACGCTGCCTTTTTGCGAACGCACGCTATGAAGAAGCTGTCCAAACGCAACGCAAAGCGCTACGCTTCTCCCCCAACGACTTGCAAATGCAAGCACAGCTGCAGGAATTTCAATCTGCCCTAGAATCACAGCAAAATCAAGCGGCAGGAAAACCTGCATCTTCAACCTCTCCGCCCCGCCCTTGA
- a CDS encoding glutathione peroxidase — translation MKPWLAALAVGILSMNTFAAEKESTKPPKALDFSVKNLGGEEVELKKYEGKVVLIVNVASECGLTDSNYKALQQVYEKYQDKGLVVLGFPCNQFGTQEPGSSKQISEFCTKEYGVTFDMFEKVEVNGDGANDLYKYLTALETKPKGSGKVSWNFEKFLVGRDGKVAGRFKPQTAPNSEEMIREIERLLAAKS, via the coding sequence ATGAAACCCTGGCTCGCAGCACTCGCAGTTGGAATATTATCGATGAACACCTTTGCCGCTGAGAAGGAGTCAACGAAGCCCCCCAAAGCACTAGATTTCAGTGTAAAGAATCTTGGCGGCGAAGAGGTTGAGCTGAAAAAGTACGAAGGCAAAGTGGTATTAATCGTCAACGTCGCGAGCGAATGCGGTCTGACCGACAGCAATTACAAGGCGTTGCAGCAAGTTTACGAAAAGTACCAGGACAAGGGGTTGGTTGTGCTTGGTTTTCCTTGCAATCAATTCGGGACGCAGGAACCGGGCAGCTCCAAGCAAATTTCAGAATTTTGCACCAAGGAGTATGGGGTAACCTTCGACATGTTCGAAAAGGTAGAAGTCAACGGCGATGGAGCCAACGACCTCTATAAGTACCTCACAGCATTGGAAACCAAGCCTAAGGGGAGCGGTAAGGTATCTTGGAATTTTGAGAAGTTCCTGGTCGGTCGCGATGGAAAGGTGGCTGGTCGCTTCAAGCCGCAAACGGCACCCAATAGCGAAGAGATGATCCGCGAAATCGAACGTCTCCTAGCTGCAAAATCTTAG
- a CDS encoding S1C family serine protease, which yields MTHSAISTSRTDVHNVWATTRLSLALVCLALLGSVPLESVRGQEATIAPPAVSSGLRESLKPLSRSELSSPAGEAVQTLSATARGDTYVALASGLDSVFRGGEPRSLAELKLLELQQSKVASVIERVTVNVQQGSAQGSGVLITADGYVLTAAHVAGKPNMPAQVVFSDGTRYSATTLGMNRDKDAGLLKINDERGQPWPFATIGSVGDRDLREGQWVVAAGHPGGWKAGRGAVIRVGRVLAINRSTADRGRAHTLFTDCALIGGDSGGPLFTLEGKLVGIHSRIGTEITDNMHVPIDVFHESWERMVRGDAWGSLPGYRPVIGVNGPKGDDRPLIDSVVPRSPAARGGLAAGDLVLSINGVNISTFEELKLGVEASLPGDVLVLTVQREAQVLRLSITVGVADN from the coding sequence ATGACCCATTCAGCTATCAGCACATCCCGCACGGATGTCCATAACGTTTGGGCGACCACTCGCTTGAGTCTCGCATTGGTATGCCTAGCCTTGTTGGGCAGCGTTCCCTTAGAGAGCGTGCGCGGGCAGGAGGCGACCATCGCTCCTCCGGCGGTAAGTTCAGGGCTTCGCGAATCCCTCAAGCCGCTTTCGCGATCCGAGTTGTCGAGCCCCGCCGGTGAGGCAGTCCAAACGCTTTCGGCGACTGCCCGCGGCGACACCTACGTGGCGCTTGCCAGTGGACTGGACAGTGTTTTTAGAGGTGGGGAGCCGCGTTCGCTGGCAGAGCTCAAGCTACTGGAGCTTCAGCAATCGAAAGTTGCCAGTGTCATCGAGCGCGTTACGGTTAATGTTCAGCAGGGATCGGCCCAGGGCAGTGGAGTTCTCATCACCGCCGACGGCTATGTTTTGACCGCTGCCCACGTGGCGGGCAAGCCGAACATGCCGGCTCAAGTGGTCTTCAGCGATGGCACGCGATATTCGGCCACAACCTTAGGGATGAATCGTGACAAGGATGCTGGCCTGTTAAAAATCAATGATGAGCGTGGGCAACCTTGGCCCTTCGCGACCATCGGTAGTGTGGGAGACCGCGATCTTCGAGAGGGGCAATGGGTGGTAGCGGCCGGGCACCCCGGCGGCTGGAAAGCGGGACGCGGAGCGGTGATTCGTGTCGGCAGAGTTCTGGCAATCAATCGCAGCACCGCGGATCGGGGGAGAGCTCATACTCTGTTTACCGACTGTGCGTTGATTGGCGGTGATAGTGGTGGTCCGCTGTTTACACTGGAAGGCAAATTGGTCGGTATCCACTCCCGGATCGGCACCGAAATCACCGACAACATGCACGTGCCCATCGATGTGTTCCACGAGAGCTGGGAACGCATGGTACGTGGCGATGCGTGGGGATCGCTGCCAGGCTATCGCCCGGTTATTGGGGTCAATGGGCCCAAAGGGGATGATCGGCCGCTGATTGATTCGGTCGTGCCTCGCAGTCCTGCTGCTCGGGGAGGTTTGGCTGCTGGGGATTTGGTATTGAGTATCAATGGTGTCAACATCTCGACCTTCGAAGAGCTGAAATTGGGTGTCGAAGCGAGCCTACCTGGTGATGTACTGGTCTTGACCGTCCAACGCGAAGCACAGGTTTTACGTCTGTCCATCACGGTTGGCGTGGCGGACAATTGA
- a CDS encoding alpha/beta hydrolase family protein gives MLQHRHRFCGTRATCQLLLLWACVAAPLCGQTPTWAERTEQWNGFPQHHLTIAARPAYLVAPEVPPALDKQGKPLWIWRARFPGFHAEMDIDLVKRGYHIAYVDVAGMFGGPQAMEIGDAFYQHLTGKLGFSDRPVLEGVSRGGLFVYNWAARHPERVACIYCDTPVLDFNSWPGGKGTGLGAPREWQQCLEAYGLSEDEAVQFPQIPVHQTAVIAQARIPLLHIVSESDRVVPPAENTYLVKQRLEAQSGSMEVISVPQGTEKSNGHHFTHPAPDQVVQFILKHTGQP, from the coding sequence ATGCTACAACACCGCCATCGTTTCTGTGGAACTCGTGCTACGTGCCAACTCCTCTTGCTCTGGGCTTGCGTGGCAGCCCCCCTGTGCGGCCAGACACCCACTTGGGCAGAACGGACAGAGCAGTGGAACGGGTTCCCACAGCATCATTTGACCATCGCTGCGCGTCCCGCCTACTTGGTCGCTCCCGAAGTCCCCCCCGCACTCGACAAGCAGGGCAAACCGCTGTGGATCTGGCGAGCGAGATTCCCTGGTTTCCATGCAGAAATGGATATCGACTTAGTTAAGCGTGGATACCACATCGCTTATGTCGACGTGGCGGGCATGTTTGGCGGCCCACAAGCCATGGAAATCGGAGATGCTTTTTACCAACACCTCACCGGAAAACTCGGCTTCTCCGATCGACCGGTGCTTGAAGGTGTTAGTCGCGGTGGTTTATTTGTCTACAACTGGGCAGCCAGACATCCCGAGCGAGTCGCTTGCATCTATTGCGACACGCCCGTCCTTGATTTCAACAGCTGGCCAGGGGGCAAGGGAACCGGCTTGGGAGCACCTCGGGAGTGGCAGCAGTGCTTAGAGGCATACGGCCTTAGCGAAGACGAAGCGGTGCAGTTCCCACAGATTCCAGTTCATCAAACCGCAGTGATTGCTCAAGCTCGCATCCCCCTATTGCACATCGTTTCGGAAAGCGATCGCGTTGTCCCGCCCGCAGAAAATACCTATCTAGTTAAGCAACGCCTCGAGGCGCAGAGTGGATCGATGGAAGTAATCTCAGTCCCCCAGGGAACCGAGAAATCGAATGGCCATCACTTCACTCACCCAGCACCCGACCAGGTTGTGCAATTCATCTTGAAACACACCGGCCAGCCCTAA
- a CDS encoding DUF1571 domain-containing protein — protein MTRFTVSFAMVGLLIVAISLVGFWSQFAVDSQHSSLEGMISTQTPVVTHRPASDGTQISDNAHPLDQVLELASEVLKSMQANVQDYRATLVKRERIGGRLGEEAKLLVKVRSPQTTGTSPRGLAAYLKFIEPSSTAGREVIWAADQREGELVSHEGGFLNLKRLQLKPDGMLAMLGNKYPITEIGLQRLVEKLIEKGREDRTKGPCQVDIIEDQKVGDRVCRLIQVVHPTPDAGFDFHIAQIFIDIERQIPLRYAAFLWPKQAGGEPPLEEEYTYLDVELNIGLSDADFDPDNPLYNFP, from the coding sequence ATGACACGTTTTACCGTATCCTTCGCAATGGTGGGGTTGTTGATCGTTGCTATATCTCTGGTGGGATTCTGGTCGCAGTTTGCGGTCGACAGCCAGCACTCTTCCCTGGAGGGGATGATCTCCACTCAAACCCCTGTCGTCACACACCGTCCTGCGTCTGATGGGACGCAAATTAGCGATAATGCCCATCCGCTCGACCAAGTCCTTGAATTGGCTAGCGAAGTTTTGAAGAGTATGCAAGCAAATGTACAAGACTACCGGGCGACCTTGGTCAAACGCGAGAGGATCGGCGGACGACTGGGAGAGGAGGCCAAATTGCTAGTGAAGGTACGCAGCCCGCAAACCACTGGCACATCACCGCGCGGGCTAGCGGCTTATCTCAAGTTTATCGAACCCAGCTCGACGGCTGGACGCGAAGTGATTTGGGCCGCCGATCAACGCGAGGGTGAGCTGGTTTCGCACGAAGGCGGCTTTTTGAACTTGAAACGCTTGCAGCTTAAGCCTGACGGAATGTTGGCCATGCTTGGCAATAAGTACCCCATAACGGAAATCGGACTCCAACGTCTGGTCGAGAAGTTGATCGAAAAAGGCCGCGAAGATCGAACGAAGGGGCCGTGTCAGGTGGATATTATTGAAGATCAGAAAGTGGGAGATCGAGTGTGCCGGTTGATTCAGGTCGTTCACCCCACGCCCGACGCGGGCTTCGACTTTCACATCGCCCAAATCTTCATTGATATCGAACGTCAGATCCCGTTGCGATACGCTGCCTTTCTATGGCCGAAGCAAGCTGGCGGTGAGCCGCCCCTGGAGGAGGAATATACCTACCTTGATGTGGAGCTCAATATCGGACTTTCCGATGCGGACTTTGATCCAGACAATCCCCTCTATAACTTTCCCTAG
- a CDS encoding PDZ domain-containing protein produces MKKIYSDCVSLSVVGLSLIAGALLASSVGFQRVETQQPLDLRSYSGVEAHELGATPGKYVQEPARRSSFRPPLGSSIASANERSSLFMLRAFQEVVAPVSHSTVRLFANGQQVALGAVVDSEGWIATKSTQLPMDIAVTCRTYDGNEFVGEVVNRVSGIDIALVKIDAINLPSIQWNRDLPARGKWLATADLSSLPIAVGVASAGVQRVRASAAVLGVYLDEAPSGASIRQVLPGSGAAEAGLKANDVIFAVEGEQIRSQREFRTAVSGGYAGQPIRLSVSRQDREFDVTARLMDLSDELLDETEMEVSGQISPRATGFARVLVHDTVLQPNQCGGPLVNLDGQVVGINIARAGRVSSYALPSDVVQPVVEGLIEQARLVSLSNKPQTSLRPVR; encoded by the coding sequence GTGAAAAAAATATACTCCGACTGTGTTTCACTGAGCGTCGTTGGGTTGTCCCTGATTGCCGGTGCGTTGTTAGCCTCTTCCGTGGGATTCCAGCGAGTAGAGACTCAGCAGCCACTCGACTTGCGAAGCTACTCGGGCGTAGAGGCGCATGAGCTTGGTGCGACCCCGGGGAAGTACGTTCAGGAGCCGGCGCGGCGTTCGAGCTTTCGGCCTCCCCTGGGCAGTAGCATCGCTTCTGCCAACGAACGCAGTAGTCTGTTCATGCTGCGTGCATTCCAAGAGGTCGTGGCGCCCGTTAGCCACTCGACGGTGCGTCTGTTTGCGAACGGTCAGCAGGTTGCTTTGGGAGCTGTGGTCGATAGTGAGGGATGGATTGCTACAAAATCGACTCAGTTGCCAATGGATATAGCGGTAACGTGCCGCACCTATGATGGAAATGAATTCGTCGGTGAAGTAGTCAATCGCGTCTCGGGAATCGATATTGCATTGGTTAAGATCGATGCCATCAACCTTCCATCCATTCAGTGGAATCGAGATTTGCCAGCTCGAGGGAAATGGCTGGCCACCGCAGATTTGTCTTCGCTGCCTATTGCTGTCGGTGTGGCAAGTGCTGGGGTGCAGCGTGTGCGTGCTTCCGCAGCAGTCCTGGGTGTCTATCTAGATGAGGCACCCAGTGGCGCATCCATCCGACAAGTGCTCCCTGGTAGTGGCGCAGCAGAAGCTGGATTGAAAGCGAATGACGTCATCTTTGCTGTCGAAGGAGAGCAAATTCGCTCCCAGAGGGAATTTCGCACGGCCGTTTCCGGTGGCTATGCGGGGCAGCCCATTCGGCTGAGTGTCAGTCGTCAAGATCGCGAATTTGATGTGACCGCCCGCCTGATGGACCTCTCCGACGAATTGTTGGATGAAACCGAGATGGAAGTTAGCGGGCAGATCAGCCCTCGGGCCACAGGTTTTGCTCGAGTACTGGTTCACGACACTGTCTTGCAACCCAATCAGTGCGGTGGTCCCTTGGTGAACCTCGACGGACAAGTCGTGGGAATCAATATTGCTCGAGCTGGGCGGGTTTCTTCCTACGCCCTCCCTTCGGATGTGGTTCAACCGGTTGTCGAAGGCTTGATCGAGCAGGCTCGCTTGGTGTCACTCTCCAACAAGCCTCAAACATCCCTTCGCCCAGTGCGATAA
- a CDS encoding Lnb N-terminal periplasmic domain-containing protein: MKPRDDDRSALAKLAANPVTYIVEDLRSRLPAKEPTHARLWRSDLAVLPYAEIESDRVVLHNIRDCEYRTEEDYDVRHFDRQVFLKDVQSLDFIVVPFKNTPALAHTMLSFGLADGQHLVFSAEARLEQHETYSAVASASKEFELMWIVGTERDLVRLRTEVRNVDVYIYPLKISPVQAQSVFLGAVARVNAIARTPEFYDLLTNNCTTNIVDMVNSLKPDAIPSDIRVLLPGHSDRLAYDLGLLAMPGTFEQVKAASRINLAAHLNAQDPNFSQAIRQSRR; encoded by the coding sequence GTGAAGCCTCGCGACGATGACCGCTCTGCGCTTGCAAAATTGGCTGCCAATCCGGTCACTTACATCGTTGAAGATTTGCGGAGCCGGTTGCCTGCCAAGGAGCCCACGCATGCGCGGCTATGGCGGAGTGACTTGGCTGTTCTGCCGTACGCCGAGATCGAAAGCGACCGAGTTGTTCTGCACAATATTCGCGATTGTGAGTACCGTACAGAAGAGGATTATGATGTCCGGCATTTCGACCGGCAGGTTTTTCTCAAAGATGTGCAGTCGCTCGATTTCATCGTAGTGCCCTTCAAGAACACCCCTGCGCTCGCGCACACGATGTTGAGCTTCGGCTTGGCTGATGGACAGCATCTTGTCTTTTCAGCAGAAGCACGCTTGGAACAACACGAAACATATTCTGCGGTAGCAAGTGCCAGCAAAGAATTTGAGTTGATGTGGATCGTTGGTACGGAACGCGACCTGGTGCGTTTGCGTACCGAAGTGCGGAACGTGGATGTGTATATTTATCCACTCAAAATCAGTCCTGTGCAGGCACAAAGCGTCTTTCTGGGAGCGGTGGCACGCGTAAATGCAATTGCACGTACTCCCGAGTTCTATGATCTACTGACCAATAACTGCACCACCAACATCGTGGACATGGTGAATAGTCTCAAACCCGATGCAATTCCGTCCGATATTCGCGTTTTGTTGCCGGGGCATTCAGATCGGCTCGCGTATGACCTCGGCTTGCTCGCGATGCCAGGCACGTTTGAGCAGGTGAAAGCAGCCAGCCGGATTAACTTGGCGGCTCATCTGAACGCCCAAGACCCCAATTTCTCGCAAGCGATTCGGCAGTCTCGCCGTTAA
- a CDS encoding IS1182 family transposase has protein sequence MNTQKPSQLARVSRPHRIQVEMHMLSLEDMLPRDHRARIVWSFVKTLDLEPLYEKIVVTKSTVGRNSIAPEILVSLWLLATLDGIGTARELGRRCETDIAYLWTLGNVTVNYHTLSDFRVENGAFLEKTLVDTVASLVAQGLVPLETIAQDGMRVRASAGSSSFRRKPTLESLQQQAQAHVDRLKKESENECDRSAGDARRQAAVERASRERQERLDEALRQFEALSKQRESRRKGDGEKTRVSTTDPDARNMKMANGGFDPAFNVQFATDADSRVIVAVDVINSGTDSGQMAPMHEKVCSTYDKTPKTQLVDSAYATKGDVKTVESKGTEVVSTIPRGSVLESKGKDPHAQQPGESDEYTAFRARMAKEEYKELYKTRPSVAEFPNADCRNRNLRQFKVRGLVKVKAVALWHAVAFNFTRMVNLGALAI, from the coding sequence ATGAATACTCAAAAACCATCGCAGCTTGCTCGTGTTTCCCGCCCCCATCGTATTCAAGTGGAAATGCACATGCTTTCACTTGAAGATATGCTTCCGCGCGACCATCGTGCTCGCATTGTCTGGTCGTTTGTCAAAACGTTGGACCTAGAACCTCTGTATGAAAAGATCGTTGTCACCAAGAGCACCGTTGGCCGCAATAGTATTGCGCCGGAGATACTGGTTTCACTGTGGCTTCTGGCAACCTTGGATGGCATCGGCACAGCCCGAGAACTTGGTCGCCGATGCGAGACGGACATAGCCTATTTATGGACGCTCGGAAATGTCACGGTCAATTATCACACGTTGAGCGACTTTCGAGTGGAGAACGGAGCATTCTTGGAGAAGACGCTCGTTGACACGGTTGCCTCGTTGGTCGCCCAAGGTCTGGTGCCCCTGGAGACCATTGCCCAAGACGGAATGCGCGTTCGGGCTAGTGCAGGCAGTAGTTCGTTTCGCCGCAAGCCGACGCTTGAGTCATTGCAGCAGCAGGCTCAGGCTCACGTAGATAGATTGAAGAAAGAATCCGAGAACGAATGCGATCGTTCCGCTGGAGACGCACGTCGCCAAGCGGCAGTCGAACGAGCATCGCGTGAGCGTCAAGAGCGATTAGATGAGGCTTTGCGACAGTTTGAGGCGCTTAGTAAGCAGCGCGAGTCTCGGAGAAAAGGTGACGGCGAAAAGACTCGCGTGAGCACTACGGACCCTGACGCCCGTAATATGAAGATGGCCAATGGTGGCTTCGATCCGGCCTTCAACGTCCAGTTCGCAACCGATGCTGACTCGCGAGTAATAGTCGCTGTCGATGTTATCAACTCGGGAACTGACAGTGGCCAAATGGCACCAATGCACGAGAAAGTGTGCTCAACTTACGACAAGACACCCAAGACGCAATTGGTCGATTCCGCTTACGCAACCAAGGGCGATGTTAAGACCGTGGAGTCTAAAGGGACCGAAGTCGTCTCCACGATCCCCCGTGGATCGGTATTGGAAAGCAAAGGCAAAGATCCTCACGCGCAGCAACCTGGCGAAAGCGACGAATACACAGCGTTTCGCGCGAGAATGGCCAAAGAGGAATACAAAGAGCTTTACAAGACGCGCCCGTCGGTTGCCGAGTTTCCCAATGCGGACTGCCGCAATCGGAACCTTCGGCAATTCAAAGTTCGAGGACTGGTGAAGGTCAAAGCGGTAGCGCTATGGCATGCCGTGGCCTTTAACTTCACACGCATGGTAAACCTGGGGGCCTTGGCAATCTAA
- a CDS encoding lactate racemase domain-containing protein has product MSLNNSLPRFFRVQQSFPRPQLADVAGRVNEQLAAICGDPAQWTGKSIAITVGSRGVHGIDHITKACVDYFINAGAHPFIVPAMGSHGGATAEGQAAVLDRFGINPQTMNCPIRSSMEVVQVCTAKEGFPVYFDRLASEADGVLVVNRIKPHTRFAGDIESGLMKMMLIGLGKQLGAETYHRVIVNHSFDQIVRSVAHEVVSRCRILGGLAVLENGYEETADIVALPATDIERREPELLRQVKSWMPKLPFDRSELLVIDRIGKDISGTGMDTNIIGRKRNDHAAIDGDSPDIHNIYVRSLTPATHGNASGIGLAELCHQRVIDALDREATRMNCITAGHLTGAMLPIEFASDQLALSTACHLAGFGPPAQVTAMWIRDTLSLGEIECSEYFFQQAQERSDLQILATPSPLEFDAQGNLVERF; this is encoded by the coding sequence ATGAGTCTCAATAATTCACTTCCTCGCTTCTTTCGCGTGCAGCAGAGTTTTCCGCGCCCCCAACTAGCCGATGTTGCGGGACGCGTGAACGAGCAATTGGCTGCGATCTGCGGCGATCCCGCGCAGTGGACCGGCAAATCAATCGCAATCACCGTGGGGAGCCGAGGCGTTCACGGCATCGATCACATCACCAAAGCTTGCGTTGATTATTTTATAAATGCAGGTGCGCACCCGTTTATCGTGCCTGCAATGGGAAGCCATGGAGGCGCTACCGCGGAAGGTCAAGCAGCAGTGCTGGATCGATTTGGAATCAACCCCCAAACGATGAATTGCCCCATTCGCAGCTCGATGGAAGTCGTACAAGTCTGCACGGCCAAAGAGGGATTTCCGGTTTACTTCGACCGTCTAGCTTCGGAAGCGGATGGGGTCCTGGTCGTAAATCGAATCAAGCCGCACACGCGTTTCGCGGGGGATATCGAAAGCGGCCTGATGAAGATGATGCTTATCGGGCTTGGCAAACAGCTCGGTGCAGAAACCTACCATCGCGTTATCGTGAACCACTCGTTTGATCAGATTGTTCGCTCAGTCGCACACGAGGTAGTGAGCCGCTGTCGCATTCTGGGTGGCCTGGCCGTCCTTGAGAATGGCTACGAGGAAACCGCAGACATTGTGGCCCTGCCCGCAACGGACATTGAACGGCGCGAACCCGAGCTGCTGAGGCAAGTGAAGAGCTGGATGCCCAAACTGCCCTTTGACCGCAGTGAACTGCTAGTCATCGACCGCATCGGCAAGGACATCTCCGGTACTGGTATGGACACGAATATTATCGGGCGCAAACGCAATGACCATGCCGCCATCGACGGAGATTCACCCGACATCCACAATATTTACGTTCGCAGTTTAACACCGGCCACCCATGGAAACGCTTCCGGTATCGGGCTAGCAGAACTGTGCCACCAGCGAGTTATCGACGCCCTCGATCGGGAGGCCACTCGCATGAATTGCATTACTGCCGGACATCTAACCGGGGCGATGCTGCCCATTGAATTTGCGTCGGACCAACTGGCACTCAGCACCGCATGCCATCTCGCAGGTTTCGGTCCGCCCGCACAAGTGACGGCCATGTGGATTCGAGACACCCTGAGCTTAGGCGAGATCGAGTGCAGCGAGTACTTTTTCCAGCAAGCCCAAGAACGCTCCGATTTGCAAATTTTGGCCACCCCAAGCCCGCTGGAGTTTGACGCCCAAGGGAATCTTGTCGAACGATTTTAG